TGAATTTGACGGGGCTCCTGTTTGCGTTGCTGCAGAGCGCGTGCTCGGCTGTGCTGGCCTTGAGCGGGTTTCGCGTGCTGATTGGGCTCGGTGCACTCGCCGCTGCGGCTGGCGTCAATACGCCGCCGAAGGGGTTTCATCAGGATGCGATCCGGATTCCGATGATGGCGCTGGCGCTGATCGGCGCGCTTGCCAACCTGTATATGCTGTGGCGCGTGCGGTCGCTGCGGGCGCGGTCTTCTTCACAGTGGCGGATGCAGCCCGTGACGCCGGCGAAGCGGCGTTCGGAGAGGCTGCAGTTTGCGCTGGCCGTCATTACGCTGATTCTGCTGGCGGCGGAGCGGGTCGCGCATTATGTGATTCACCATGGGTAGGCATCAGCCTGAGGATGTTGTATCCGTGGGTGGGCCTTCGAGAATGGCCTGGGTCAGCCGGGCGTGCAGACGCTCGCTGTAGCCGAGGGGAAGCTCGAAGACGCGGTCATCGGCGGTGAGGATGAGGATGTTGCGCGTGGAGTCAAGGACGGCGGAGCATATCTCGCAGTGAGCGAGGTGCTCCTCGACGTCGGCGCGCGTGGCGGCGTCGAGCGTGTTGTCCAGATAGCCTGAGATCTGGTCCCAGACATGGCGGCAGTTCAGAACCATTGGAACCTCCTTCGCGGCGCTGGCACGGCACTCTTCAGTTGGGGGGCGAGATGCTTCTGCAGCATCAGACGGGCGCGATGAAGGCGCATTTTAACGGATGCTGCAGTGATGCCCAAAGTTTCAGCGGTCTCCTGGACGTTGCGCTCCTCGATCTCGCGGAGGATGAAGACCTCGCGGTAGGCAAGGGGCAGGTTGAGGAGTGCGCGGCGGATAAGAGCGCAGACCTCCTCGCGTTCGACGGCCTGCGAGGGGATCTCTCGCCAGTCGGTGAGTTGCATGGGAGTGATGTCGCCTTCGCGGTCGTCGTCGAGCGAGTCGGTGAGGGCGGGCTGGGTGCGGCGCAGCCGGCCGCGGGCCTCGTTGAGCACGATGCTGATGAGCCAGGTGCTGAACCGGGCCTCGGCGCGGAAGCGGGCGAGATTACGGTAGGCCTTGAGAAATGCTTCCTGTGCGGCGTCCTCGGCATCGGCCTCATTTTTGAGCATCGACAGGGCCATAAGGTAGACGCTGCGTTCATAGGGGCGAATCAGCTCGTGGAAGAGTGAGTGTTCGCCGGAGAGGATGGCTGCGATCATCTTTAGCTCATCTCTCTCTCTACCCTGTGACGGCATTGCTCTCCCTGTGATCTGCGTGGTTTTGAACGACCGCTTCGGACGTGAACAACCACCTTGAGAGCAAAGCGTCCAGTGAGAAGAGTCCGGGACCGAAGGCGAGGATCATGATCGATGCAAAGAGGAAGGTATAGGCATCCGCTTTGTAAAATTTATCAGAGTTGCTAAAGATGGATAAGAAGGCCTCGCGCTCCGCCGTCCAGAAGGCAACAAACATCGAGCCTGTAAGCAGGAATGCGATGGGGCGTGAGAAGAGGCCAACGATGAGCAGGATTCCGCCGACGAACTCGAGCCCCGAGACGAAGTGGGCGTTGAACGCAGGGAAGGGAATGTTGAGCGACGTGAAGAAGTCGACGACCCTCGCCTGGTTCTGCAGCTTGCCCCAGCCGGTTTGCGCGAACTGCCAGCCCCAGTAGAGGCGGATGAAGAGCAGTAGAGGAGAGCAGAGCTTTTCCGCGATGCTGCAGAAGGCGGCGTGGAGGGTGTTGAGTTGTGCGAAGAGGGATTTCATAGGGTCTCCGATGTGGGACGGGGAGCGCAGAGCCAGCCCATCTGCATCCAGTTGTGAAAGGCGGACTGAAGGAACGAGGGGCGGTCGCCCTCGGGGATGGCGCTGTCGGCGAATGCGGATTCGATGGCATCTCCGAGTGGCGCGCCCTGATCGAGCGCGTAGAGCAGGAGGTAATCCTCGCGCGCGAGCCGCTTGTAGTAAACGGTGTCGTCGTGGCGGTGGACGGCGAGATAGATGTGCTCGGGTCGCGGGCGGCGAGAGGCTCGGGCGCGGCGGACGAGATGGATCGCGACAGCGTTCGATGCCTGCGAGCCGGCGTCGTGCGAAGAGTCGCGGATGGCGAGCAGGGCGTCGTCGACGGCGTAGGGAGCTTCGAGCAGCCGCAAGCAGGGCTGAAGTGCGATGCGGGAGGCGTCATCGAGCGCGGCGATCTGCTCGGCGTTGAGCGGTTCGCGGCGCTCGTTGTCGAAGGCTTCGATGTGCGCCCACTCCAGTGTTGCCATGGCGATGGCGGCTTCGGTGTGGGGTGCTGTGAAGTGCGGATACTTCGTGAGCCATGCGACGAGCGAGGAGCCGAGATTGCGCAGTGTGAAGGAACGCGAGGGATGCGCTTCGAGGTAGGCGCTCATCAGGGCCTGGAAGCGGCGGCTGCCGACGACAGATTTGAGTCCGGGGAAGTCTTCTTCGAAGGAAGAGAAGAGGCGGAACCAGTATTGACGGTTGTAGATTTCGAGGCGCTCGAACGAGGTGAGGCGGTCGTTGGGGCGGATGAACGCATTGGCTTCCTCGGCTGTGGAGGCGCCGCTGGCATCGCGTTTGCGCATCGTCTCGTTGCGAGTGAGCGGGCGCATGACGGCTGCGGCCATGCGTCGCTGAAGGGCGTGAAGGGTCGGGGCGTTCATGCTGTCACCGCCAGGGAAGAATCTACGGTCTTCGTTTTTGGCTCGAGGTAGCACTTCGCCTTGAGGGCCTCGGCGTGGACCTCGTCGAAGGAAGGGATGGAGTCGTCCCACTCGAGCAGGGTCGCAGTTGGGCCGCAACGCTCGATGGCGCGTGCGTAGAGCTTCCAGACAGGGTCGAGGACAGGGTGGTCGTGCGTGTCGAGGATGTACTTCTCGAACTTCGAGTGGCCGGCGATGTGGATCTGCGCGACCCGTTCGGGGGGGATGCTGTTGACGTACGTGTGGGGGTCGAAGTTGTGGTTCTGGGAGGAGACGTAGATGTTGTTGACGTCGAGCAGAATGCCGCAGTCGGCCTGTTCGACGACCTCGTTGAGGAACTCCCATTCGGTCATCTCGGAGACGTGAAACTCGGCGTAGCTGGAGACGTTTTCGACAGCGATGGGGACCTCAAGGAAGTCTTGTGCCCGGCGGATCTTCTCCGCGGTGAGGCGCGCGGCCTCGAAGGTGTAGGGCATCGGGAGGAGGTCGTGGGTGTAGGTGCCGTCAACGGAGCCCCAGCAGAGGTGATCGGAGAGCCACGGAGTTTTGGTGCGGCGGACGAGATCTTTGAGGCGGCGGAGGTGTTCGCGCGAGAAGGGCTCGGCTGAGCCGAAGTACATGGAGACGCCGTGCTGCACGACGCGGTATTGCTCGAGGATACTGTCGAGGACGGCGAGTGGACGGCCACCGTCGATCATGTAGTTCTCCGAGATGATCTCGAACCAGTCGACAACAGGCTTCTTTTCGAGAATGTGGCGATAGTGTGGGACGCGCAGTCCTATGCCGACGCCGTAGTCCGAAAAGCCGTTGAAGCGATTTGCAGGCATAACAACCTCAGAAGCGAGTTGGGTGAAGTGTTGGCTCCCCCGAGAAGACTAGAGAAATATTTTCGGGGGAGCCAACGGAGTGAGAGATTATTCGGCCGGTGGCTTGGAACCGTCGGTCGCGCAGCCGCCCTTGCCCTTGCAGCTGTTCTTGCCCTTGCAGCCATTGTCGCTGGACTTGCAGCCGCCCTTGCCCTTACAGTCGTTCTTGCCTTTGCAGCTGTGCTTGTCCTTGTCCTGAGCCGCGAACGAGGCCGACGCGAACGCTAGCTGCCCGAACTGTGCGCCGTTGTGGCTGGTTGAAGCGTGCAGGGGGGTGGTGGAGCCACTGAGCAGACCGCTGACGGCCGCGCTCAACATCATTGCCTTGAGGGAACTCTTCATTTTTCAATCTCCTTGGGTTAGATGGGCATCTGCTCTCCATCTGGCACGTTAGATACGAACTGTCGGGGCGGCGTAACGGCTTTTTGTGAAAAAAGTGAGACTGCGTCTCTTTCGTGGCAAGCAGGGCAGGCCACAGCCTCCGGAGCTTCCGCGTCTAAGCTAACATGAACAAGATGAACAAGATCGGCGATGCAGGCGCGACAGAAAGCGCTGTGCCGAAGAGAAGACGCCGCGTGTGGTGGTGGCTGTCAGTCGTGCTGCTGTTCGCTGCAGTCGTTGTCACTTGTGTGGTTGAGTGGATGGTCCACCACGCCGAGCCGATCCTGAAAGCCCGGGTGATCGGGACCCTGAGCACACGCTTTGATAGCAGAGTCGAGATGGATGGCTTCCACGTTTCGGTGGCGAAGGGGCTCGAGGTCTCAGGCGAGGGGTTGCGTATCTATGCGCCGGACGATGTTGTCGCGGCAGGGGTGACGGCGCCGCTGATCTCTCTCGGGCACTTCGCTTTTCATGCGGAGATCCGCGGGCTCTTCGAGAAACCAATGCGCGTCAGTACCGTTTATGTTGATCGCATGACGATCAGCGTCCCTCCGAAGGAGATGCGGAAGCAGGGACTAAGGAATGAGCGGCTGGGAAAGATTACGATCGTGGTCGATGAGATCGTCTGCAACAACTCTCACCTGATCATCGGCACCTCGAAGCCGGACAAGGCTCCCCTAGAGTTCGAGCTGGGACACATTGTGATGCAGAATGTTGGGCCTAACGATCCGTGGAGATATGACGCAACGCTTGTCAATGCGATTCCTCGCGGCGATATTCATGCAGCAGGGACTTTCGGTCATTGGGTCAATGAGAGCCCTGGCGACTCTGCTGTAACAGGGAAGTACACCTTTGAACACGCCGATCTGAATACGATCAGGGGCATCGGCGGCGTGCTCTCGTCGACCGGTGAGTTCAGCGGGCAGCTCAATCGAATTGTTGTTGATGGAACGACCGAGACGCCGGAGTTCTCGCTCGACACGGCAAACCATAGGATGCCTCTGCACACGACGTTTCATGCGATCGTCGATGGCACGAGCGGCGATACGTATCTGCAGCCGGTCGATGCGAAGCTGGGCGACTCGGAGTTCAGTTGCAACGGCGCCATCGTTAATGTGAAGGGCCAGGGACACGATATCGACCTGGATGTGAATGTGCCGAATGGAAGGATTCAGGACTTCCTCGAACTTGGCGTCAGGACCCAGCCGGCAGTGATGACTGGGCGGCTATCGATGGAGA
This genomic interval from Edaphobacter bradus contains the following:
- the bufB gene encoding MNIO family bufferin maturase, translated to MPANRFNGFSDYGVGIGLRVPHYRHILEKKPVVDWFEIISENYMIDGGRPLAVLDSILEQYRVVQHGVSMYFGSAEPFSREHLRRLKDLVRRTKTPWLSDHLCWGSVDGTYTHDLLPMPYTFEAARLTAEKIRRAQDFLEVPIAVENVSSYAEFHVSEMTEWEFLNEVVEQADCGILLDVNNIYVSSQNHNFDPHTYVNSIPPERVAQIHIAGHSKFEKYILDTHDHPVLDPVWKLYARAIERCGPTATLLEWDDSIPSFDEVHAEALKAKCYLEPKTKTVDSSLAVTA
- a CDS encoding sigma-70 family RNA polymerase sigma factor; its protein translation is MIAAILSGEHSLFHELIRPYERSVYLMALSMLKNEADAEDAAQEAFLKAYRNLARFRAEARFSTWLISIVLNEARGRLRRTQPALTDSLDDDREGDITPMQLTDWREIPSQAVEREEVCALIRRALLNLPLAYREVFILREIEERNVQETAETLGITAASVKMRLHRARLMLQKHLAPQLKSAVPAPRRRFQWF
- a CDS encoding HvfC/BufC N-terminal domain-containing protein, producing MNAPTLHALQRRMAAAVMRPLTRNETMRKRDASGASTAEEANAFIRPNDRLTSFERLEIYNRQYWFRLFSSFEEDFPGLKSVVGSRRFQALMSAYLEAHPSRSFTLRNLGSSLVAWLTKYPHFTAPHTEAAIAMATLEWAHIEAFDNERREPLNAEQIAALDDASRIALQPCLRLLEAPYAVDDALLAIRDSSHDAGSQASNAVAIHLVRRARASRRPRPEHIYLAVHRHDDTVYYKRLAREDYLLLYALDQGAPLGDAIESAFADSAIPEGDRPSFLQSAFHNWMQMGWLCAPRPTSETL
- a CDS encoding DoxX family protein; translated protein: MKSLFAQLNTLHAAFCSIAEKLCSPLLLFIRLYWGWQFAQTGWGKLQNQARVVDFFTSLNIPFPAFNAHFVSGLEFVGGILLIVGLFSRPIAFLLTGSMFVAFWTAEREAFLSIFSNSDKFYKADAYTFLFASIMILAFGPGLFSLDALLSRWLFTSEAVVQNHADHRESNAVTG
- a CDS encoding anti-sigma factor family protein encodes the protein MVLNCRHVWDQISGYLDNTLDAATRADVEEHLAHCEICSAVLDSTRNILILTADDRVFELPLGYSERLHARLTQAILEGPPTDTTSSG
- a CDS encoding AsmA family protein is translated as MNKMNKIGDAGATESAVPKRRRRVWWWLSVVLLFAAVVVTCVVEWMVHHAEPILKARVIGTLSTRFDSRVEMDGFHVSVAKGLEVSGEGLRIYAPDDVVAAGVTAPLISLGHFAFHAEIRGLFEKPMRVSTVYVDRMTISVPPKEMRKQGLRNERLGKITIVVDEIVCNNSHLIIGTSKPDKAPLEFELGHIVMQNVGPNDPWRYDATLVNAIPRGDIHAAGTFGHWVNESPGDSAVTGKYTFEHADLNTIRGIGGVLSSTGEFSGQLNRIVVDGTTETPEFSLDTANHRMPLHTTFHAIVDGTSGDTYLQPVDAKLGDSEFSCNGAIVNVKGQGHDIDLDVNVPNGRIQDFLELGVRTQPAVMTGRLSMETRLNIRPANERVMQRMVMNGQFTLRAIHFSNPAVQDKVDMLSLRAQGEPKLARPGAEDVRSQMTGQFDMDKGKLKFSQLAYSLPGADVNLTGVYTLDGNQFEFAGKVRTKATLSQMVSTRWKSLLLKPVDPLFKKNGAGAEIPVKISGTKGDVQFGLDLKHKGQKH